The following DNA comes from Anaerotruncus rubiinfantis.
GTCGCCGCCGCGCGGATGGCGGGCGCGCCGCTCGAGGAAATCCGCGCGCATCTCGCGGAATTTCACGGCGCGGGGCGGCGCTTCGAAATTCTTGGCCGCCCGCGCGGCGTGACCATCGCGGACGACTACGCGCATCACCCGGCTGAGATCGCCGCCACCCTCAAGGCCGCCAAGGAAATGCCCTTTCAAAAGGTCTGGGCGGTCTTTCAGCCATTCACCTACTCGCGGACCAAAATCCTGATGGACGATTTCGCCAAAGCGCTTTCGATCGCGGACGAAGTGGTCATGAGCGAAATTATGGGCAGCCGCGAGAAGAACACCGAAGGCGTTTACACCAGC
Coding sequences within:
- a CDS encoding glutamate ligase domain-containing protein — protein: VAAARMAGAPLEEIRAHLAEFHGAGRRFEILGRPRGVTIADDYAHHPAEIAATLKAAKEMPFQKVWAVFQPFTYSRTKILMDDFAKALSIADEVVMSEIMGSREKNTEGVYTSQLAEKIPGSVWFPTFQEMADYVMGRAGEGDLVITLGCGDVYKCAKLMLNK